A stretch of the Pan troglodytes isolate AG18354 chromosome 20, NHGRI_mPanTro3-v2.0_pri, whole genome shotgun sequence genome encodes the following:
- the ARHGAP33 gene encoding rho GTPase-activating protein 33 isoform X9 — MVARSTDSLDGPGEGSVQPLPTAGGPSVKGKPGKRLSAPRGPFPRLADCAHFHYENVDFGHIQLLLSPDREGPSLSGENELVFGVQVTCQGRSWPVLRSYDDFRSLDAHLHRCIFDRRFSCLPELPPPPEGARAAQMLVPLLLQYLETLSGLVDSNLNCGPVLTWMELDNHGRRLLLSEEASLNIPAVAAAHVIKRYTAQAPDELSFEVGDIVSVIDMPPTEDRSWWRGKRGFQVGFFPSECVELFTERPGPGLKADADGPPCGIPAPQGISSLTSAVPRPRGKLAGLLRTFMRSRPSRQRLRQRGILRQRVFGCDLGEHLSNSGQDVPQVLRCCSEFIEAHGVVDGIYRLSGVSSNIQRLRHEFDSERIPELSGPAFLQDIHSVSSLCKLYFRELPNPLLTYQLYGKFSEAMSVPGEEERLVRVHDVIQQLPPPHYRTLEYLLRHLARMARHSANTSMHARNLAIVWAPNLLRSMELESVGMGGAAAFREVRVQSVVVEFLLTHVDVLFSDTFTSAGLDPAGRCLLPRPKSLAGSCPSTRLLTLEEAQARTQGRLGTPTEPTTPKAPASPAERRKGERGEKQRKPGGSSWKTFFALGRGPSVPRKKPLPWLGGTRAPPQPSGSRPDTVTLRSAKSEESLSSQASGAGLQRLHRLRRPHSSSDAFPVGPAPAGSCESLSSSSSSESSSSESSSSSSESSAAGLGALSGSPSHRTSAWLDDGDELDFSPPRCLEGLRGLDFDPLTFRCSSPTPGDPAPPASPAPPAPASAFPPRVTPQAISPRGPTSPASPAALDISEPLAVSVPPAVLELLGAGGAPASATPTPALSPGRSLRPHLIPLLLRGAEAPLTDACQQEMCSKLRGAQGPLGPDMESPLPPPPLSLLRPGGAPPPPPKNPARLMALALAERAQQVAEQQSQQECGGTPPAPQSPFHRSLSLEVGEEPLGTSGSGPPPNSLAHPGAWVPGPPPYLPRQQSDGSLLRSQRPMGTSRRGLRGPAQVSAQLRAGGGGRDAPEAAAQSPCSVPSQVPTPGFFSPAPRECLPPFLGVPKPGLYPLGPPSFQPSSPAPVWRSSLGPPAPLDRGENLYYEIGASEGSPYSGPTRSWSPFRSMPPDRLNASYGMLGQSPPLHRSPDFLLSYPPAPSCFPPDHLGYSAPQHPARRPTPPEPLYVNLALGPRGPSPASSSSSSPPAHPRSRSDPGPPVPRLPQKQRAPWGPCTPHRVPGPWGPPEPLLLYRAAPPAYGRGGELHRGSLYRNGGQRGEGAGPPPPYPTPSWSLHSEGQTRSYC, encoded by the exons ATGGTG GCACGCAGCACTGACAGCCTGGATGGCCCAGGGGAGGGCTCGGTGCAGCCTCTACCCACTGCTGGGGGGCCCAGTGTGAAGGGGAAGCCTGGGAAGAG gctctcAGCTCCTCGAGGCCCCTTCCCACGGCTGGCTGACTGCGCCCATTTCCACTACGAGAACGTTGACTTTGGCCACATTCAG CTCCTGCTGTCTCCAGACCGTGAAGGGCCCAGCCTCTCTGGAGAGAATGAGCTGGTGTTCGGGGTGCAGGTGACCTGTCAG GGCCGTTCCTGGCCGGTTCTCCGGAGTTACGATGACTTTCGTTCCCTGGATGCCCACCTCCACCGATGCATATTTGACCGGAGGTTCTCCTGCCTTCCGGAGCTTCCCCCGCCCCCCGAGGGTGCCAGGGCTGCCCAG ATGCTGGTGCCACTGCTGCTGCAGTACCTGGAGACACTGTCAGGACTGGTGGACAGTAACCTCAACTGCGGGCCTGTGCTCACCTGGATGGAG CTGGACAATCATGGCCGGCGACTGCTCCTCAGTGAGGAGGCGTCACTCAATATCCCTGCAGTGGCGGCCGCCCATGTGATCAAACGGTATACAGCCCAGGCGCCAGATGAGCTGTCCTTTGAG GTGGGAGACATTGTCTCGGTGATCGACATGCCACCCACAGAGGATCGGAGCTGGTGGCGGGGCAAGCGAGGCTTCCAG GTCGGGTTCTTCCCCAGTGAGTGTGTGGAACTCTTCACAGAGCGGCCAGGTCCGGGCCTGAAGGCGG ATGCTGATGGCCCCCCATGTGGCATCCCGGCTCCCCAGGGTATCTCGtctctgacctcag CTGTGCCACGGCCTCGTGGGAAGCTGGCCGGCCTGCTCCGCACCTTCATGCGCTCCCGCCCTTCTCGGCAGCGGCTGCGGCAGCGGGGAATCCTGCGACAGAGGGTGTTTGGCTGCGATCTTGGCGAGCACCTCAGCAACTCAGGCCAGGATG TGCCCCAGGTGCTGCGCTGCTGCTCCGAGTTCATTGAGGCCCACGGGGTGGTGGATGGGATCTACCGGCTCTCAGGCGTGTCTTCCAACATCCAGAGGCTTCG GCACGAGTTTGACAGTGAGAGGATCCCGGAGCTGTCTGGCCCTGCCTTCCTGCAGGACATCCACAGCGTGTCCTCCCTCTGCAAGCTCTACTTCCGAGAGCTTCCGAACCCTCTGCTCACCTACCAGCTCTATGGGAAGTTCAGT GAGGCCATGTCAGTGCCTGGGGAGGAGGAGCGTCTGGTGCGGGTGCACGATGTCATCCAGCAGCTGCCCCCGCCACATTACAG GACCCTGGAGTACCTGCTGAGGCACCTGGCCCGCATGGCGAGACACAGTGCCAACACCAGCATGCATGCCCGCAACCTGGCCATTGTCTGGGCACCCAACCTGCTACG GTCCATGGAGCTGGAGTCAGTGGGAATGGGTGGCGCGGCGGCGTTCCGGGAAGTTCGGGTGCAGTCGGTGGTGGTGGAGTTTCTGCTCACCCATGTGGACGTCCTGTTCAGCGACACCTTCACCTCCGCCGGCCTCGACCCTGCAG GCCGCTGCCTGCTCCCCAGGCCCAAGTCCCTTGCGGGCAGCTGCCCCTCCACCCGCCTGCTGACGCTGGAGGAAGCCCAGGCACGCACCCAGGGCCGGCTGGGGACGCCCACGGAGCCCACAACTCCCAAGGCCCCGGCCTCACCTGCGGAAAG gaggaaaggggagagaggggagaagcaGCGGAAGCCAGGGGGCAGCAGCTGGAAGACGTTCTTTGCACTGGGCCGGGGCCCCAGTGTCCCTCGAAAGAAGCCCCTGCCCTGGCTGGGGGGCACCCGTGCCCCACCGCAGCCTTCAG GCAGCAGACCCGACACCGTCACACTGAGATCTGCCAAGAGCGAGGAGTCTCTGTCATCGCAGGCCAGCGGGGCTG GCCTCCAGAGGCTGCACAGGCTGCGGCGACCCCACTCCAGCAGCGACGCTTTCCCTGTGGGCCCAGCACCTGCTGGCTCCTGCGAGAGCCtgtcctcgtcctcctcctccgaGTCCTCCTCCTCTGAGTCCTCCTCTTCATCCTCTGAGTCCTCAGCAGCTGGGCTGGGGGCACTCTCTGGGTCTCCCTCACACCGTACCTCAGCCTGGCTAGATGATGGTGATGAGCTGGACTTCAGCCCACCCCGCTGCCTGGAGGGACTCCGGGGGCTGGACTTTGATCCCTTAACCTTCCGCTGCAGCAGCCCCACCCCAGGGGATCCCGCACCTCCCGCCAGCCCAGCACCCCCcgcccctgcctctgccttcccacCCAGGGTGACCCCCCAGGCCATCTCGCCCCGGGGGCCCACCAGCCCCGCCTCGCCTGCTGCCCTAGACATCTCAGAGCCCCTGGCTGTATCAGTGCCACCCGCTGTCCTAGaactgctgggggctgggggagcacctgcctcagccaccccaacACCAGCTCTCAGCCCCGGCCGGAGCCTGCGCCCCCATCTCATACCCCTGCTGCTGCGTGGAGCCGAGGCCCCGCTGACTGACGCCTGCCAGCAGGAGATGTGCAGCAAGCTCCGGGGAGCCCAGGGCCCACTCG GTCCTGATATGGAGTCACCACTGCCACCCCCTCCCCTGTCTCTCCTGCGCCCTGGGGgtgccccacccccgccccctaAGAACCCAGCACGCctcatggccctggccctggctgaGCGGGCTCAGCAGGTGGCCGAGCAACAGAGCCAGCAGGAGTGTGGGGGCACCCCACCTGCTCCCCAATCCCCCTTCCACCGCTCGCTGTCTCTGGAGGTGGGCGAGGAGCCCCTGGGGACCTCAGGGAGTGGGCCACCTCCCAACTCCCTAGCCCACCCGGGTGCCTGGGTCCCGGGACCCCCACCCTACTTACCAAGGCAACAAAGTGATGGAAGCCTGCTGAGGAGCCAGCGGCCCATGGGGACCTCAAGGAGGGGACTCCGAGGCCCTGCCCAGGTCAGTGCCCAGCTCAGGGCAGGTGGCGGGGGCAGGGATGCGCCAGAGGCAGCAGCCCAGTCCCCATGTTCTGTCCCCTCACAGGTTCCTACCCCCGGCTtcttctccccagcccccagggaGTGCCTGCCACCCTTCCTCGGGGTCCCCAAGCCAGGCTTGTACCCCCTGGGCCCCCCATCCTTCCAGCCCAGTTCCCCAGCCCCAGTCTGGAGGAGCTCCCTGGGCCCCCCTGCACCACTCGACAGGGGAGAGAACCTGTACTATGAGATCGGGGCAAGTGAGGGGTCCCCCTATTCTGGCCCCACCCGCTCCTGGAGTCCCTTTCGCTCCATGCCCCCCGACAGGCTCAATGCCTCCTACGGCATGCTTGGCCAATCACCCCCACTCCACAGGTCCCCCGACTTCCTGCTCAGCTACCCACCAGCCCCCTCCTGCTTTCCCCCTGACCACCTTGGCTACTCAGCCCCCCAGCACCCTGCTCGGCGCCCCACACCGCCTGAGCCCCTCTACGTCAACCTAGCTCTAGGGCCCAGGGGTCCCtcacctgcctcttcctcctcctcttcccctcctgccCACCCCCGAAGCCGTTCCGATCCAGGTCCCCCAGTCCCCCGCCTTCCCCAGAAACAACGGGCACCCTGGGGGCCCTGTACCCCTCATAGGGTGCCGGGTCCCTGGGGCCCTCCTGAGCCTCTCCTGCTCTACAGGGCAGCCCCGCCAGCCTACGGAAGGGGGGGCGAGCTCCACCGAGGGTCCTTGTACAGAAATGGAGGGCAAAGAGGGGAGGGGGCTGGTCCCCCACCCCCTTACCCCACTCCCAGCTGGTCCCTCCACTCTGAGGGCCAGACCCGAAGCTACTGCTGA
- the ARHGAP33 gene encoding rho GTPase-activating protein 33 isoform X11, whose translation MVARSTDSLDGPGEGSVQPLPTAGGPSVKGKPGKRLSAPRGPFPRLADCAHFHYENVDFGHIQLLLSPDREGPSLSGENELVFGVQVTCQGRSWPVLRSYDDFRSLDAHLHRCIFDRRFSCLPELPPPPEGARAAQMLVPLLLQYLETLSGLVDSNLNCGPVLTWMELDNHGRRLLLSEEASLNIPAVAAAHVIKRYTAQAPDELSFEVGDIVSVIDMPPTEDRSWWRGKRGFQVGFFPSECVELFTERPGPGLKADADGPPCGIPAPQGISSLTSAVPRPRGKLAGLLRTFMRSRPSRQRLRQRGILRQRVFGCDLGEHLSNSGQDVPQVLRCCSEFIEAHGVVDGIYRLSGVSSNIQRLRHEFDSERIPELSGPAFLQDIHSVSSLCKLYFRELPNPLLTYQLYGKFSEAMSVPGEEERLVRVHDVIQQLPPPHYRTLEYLLRHLARMARHSANTSMHARNLAIVWAPNLLRSMELESVGMGGAAAFREVRVQSVVVEFLLTHVDVLFSDTFTSAGLDPAGRCLLPRPKSLAGSCPSTRLLTLEEAQARTQGRLGTPTEPTTPKAPASPAERRKGERGEKQRKPGGSSWKTFFALGRGPSVPRKKPLPWLGGTRAPPQPSGSRPDTVTLRSAKSEESLSSQASGAGLQRLHRLRRPHSSSDAFPVGPAPAGSCESLSSSSSSESSSSESSSSSSESSAAGLGALSGSPSHRTSAWLDDGDELDFSPPRCLEGLRGLDFDPLTFRCSSPTPGDPAPPASPAPPAPASAFPPRVTPQAISPRGPTSPASPAALDISEPLAVSVPPAVLELLGAGGAPASATPTPALSPGRSLRPHLIPLLLRGAEAPLTDACQQEMCSKLRGAQGPLGPDMESPLPPPPLSLLRPGGAPPPPPKNPARLMALALAERAQQVAEQQSQQECGGTPPAPQSPFHRSLSLEVGEEPLGTSGSGPPPNSLAHPGAWVPGPPPYLPRQQSDGSLLRSQRPMGTSRRGLRGPAQVPTPGFFSPAPRECLPPFLGVPKPGLYPLGPPSFQPSSPAPVWRSSLGPPAPLDRGENLYYEIGASEGSPYSGPTRSWSPFRSMPPDRLNASYGMLGQSPPLHRSPDFLLSYPPAPSCFPPDHLGYSAPQHPARRPTPPEPLYVNLALGPRGPSPASSSSSSPPAHPRSRSDPGPPVPRLPQKQRAPWGPCTPHRVPGPWGPPEPLLLYRAAPPAYGRGGELHRGSLYRNGGQRGEGAGPPPPYPTPSWSLHSEGQTRSYC comes from the exons ATGGTG GCACGCAGCACTGACAGCCTGGATGGCCCAGGGGAGGGCTCGGTGCAGCCTCTACCCACTGCTGGGGGGCCCAGTGTGAAGGGGAAGCCTGGGAAGAG gctctcAGCTCCTCGAGGCCCCTTCCCACGGCTGGCTGACTGCGCCCATTTCCACTACGAGAACGTTGACTTTGGCCACATTCAG CTCCTGCTGTCTCCAGACCGTGAAGGGCCCAGCCTCTCTGGAGAGAATGAGCTGGTGTTCGGGGTGCAGGTGACCTGTCAG GGCCGTTCCTGGCCGGTTCTCCGGAGTTACGATGACTTTCGTTCCCTGGATGCCCACCTCCACCGATGCATATTTGACCGGAGGTTCTCCTGCCTTCCGGAGCTTCCCCCGCCCCCCGAGGGTGCCAGGGCTGCCCAG ATGCTGGTGCCACTGCTGCTGCAGTACCTGGAGACACTGTCAGGACTGGTGGACAGTAACCTCAACTGCGGGCCTGTGCTCACCTGGATGGAG CTGGACAATCATGGCCGGCGACTGCTCCTCAGTGAGGAGGCGTCACTCAATATCCCTGCAGTGGCGGCCGCCCATGTGATCAAACGGTATACAGCCCAGGCGCCAGATGAGCTGTCCTTTGAG GTGGGAGACATTGTCTCGGTGATCGACATGCCACCCACAGAGGATCGGAGCTGGTGGCGGGGCAAGCGAGGCTTCCAG GTCGGGTTCTTCCCCAGTGAGTGTGTGGAACTCTTCACAGAGCGGCCAGGTCCGGGCCTGAAGGCGG ATGCTGATGGCCCCCCATGTGGCATCCCGGCTCCCCAGGGTATCTCGtctctgacctcag CTGTGCCACGGCCTCGTGGGAAGCTGGCCGGCCTGCTCCGCACCTTCATGCGCTCCCGCCCTTCTCGGCAGCGGCTGCGGCAGCGGGGAATCCTGCGACAGAGGGTGTTTGGCTGCGATCTTGGCGAGCACCTCAGCAACTCAGGCCAGGATG TGCCCCAGGTGCTGCGCTGCTGCTCCGAGTTCATTGAGGCCCACGGGGTGGTGGATGGGATCTACCGGCTCTCAGGCGTGTCTTCCAACATCCAGAGGCTTCG GCACGAGTTTGACAGTGAGAGGATCCCGGAGCTGTCTGGCCCTGCCTTCCTGCAGGACATCCACAGCGTGTCCTCCCTCTGCAAGCTCTACTTCCGAGAGCTTCCGAACCCTCTGCTCACCTACCAGCTCTATGGGAAGTTCAGT GAGGCCATGTCAGTGCCTGGGGAGGAGGAGCGTCTGGTGCGGGTGCACGATGTCATCCAGCAGCTGCCCCCGCCACATTACAG GACCCTGGAGTACCTGCTGAGGCACCTGGCCCGCATGGCGAGACACAGTGCCAACACCAGCATGCATGCCCGCAACCTGGCCATTGTCTGGGCACCCAACCTGCTACG GTCCATGGAGCTGGAGTCAGTGGGAATGGGTGGCGCGGCGGCGTTCCGGGAAGTTCGGGTGCAGTCGGTGGTGGTGGAGTTTCTGCTCACCCATGTGGACGTCCTGTTCAGCGACACCTTCACCTCCGCCGGCCTCGACCCTGCAG GCCGCTGCCTGCTCCCCAGGCCCAAGTCCCTTGCGGGCAGCTGCCCCTCCACCCGCCTGCTGACGCTGGAGGAAGCCCAGGCACGCACCCAGGGCCGGCTGGGGACGCCCACGGAGCCCACAACTCCCAAGGCCCCGGCCTCACCTGCGGAAAG gaggaaaggggagagaggggagaagcaGCGGAAGCCAGGGGGCAGCAGCTGGAAGACGTTCTTTGCACTGGGCCGGGGCCCCAGTGTCCCTCGAAAGAAGCCCCTGCCCTGGCTGGGGGGCACCCGTGCCCCACCGCAGCCTTCAG GCAGCAGACCCGACACCGTCACACTGAGATCTGCCAAGAGCGAGGAGTCTCTGTCATCGCAGGCCAGCGGGGCTG GCCTCCAGAGGCTGCACAGGCTGCGGCGACCCCACTCCAGCAGCGACGCTTTCCCTGTGGGCCCAGCACCTGCTGGCTCCTGCGAGAGCCtgtcctcgtcctcctcctccgaGTCCTCCTCCTCTGAGTCCTCCTCTTCATCCTCTGAGTCCTCAGCAGCTGGGCTGGGGGCACTCTCTGGGTCTCCCTCACACCGTACCTCAGCCTGGCTAGATGATGGTGATGAGCTGGACTTCAGCCCACCCCGCTGCCTGGAGGGACTCCGGGGGCTGGACTTTGATCCCTTAACCTTCCGCTGCAGCAGCCCCACCCCAGGGGATCCCGCACCTCCCGCCAGCCCAGCACCCCCcgcccctgcctctgccttcccacCCAGGGTGACCCCCCAGGCCATCTCGCCCCGGGGGCCCACCAGCCCCGCCTCGCCTGCTGCCCTAGACATCTCAGAGCCCCTGGCTGTATCAGTGCCACCCGCTGTCCTAGaactgctgggggctgggggagcacctgcctcagccaccccaacACCAGCTCTCAGCCCCGGCCGGAGCCTGCGCCCCCATCTCATACCCCTGCTGCTGCGTGGAGCCGAGGCCCCGCTGACTGACGCCTGCCAGCAGGAGATGTGCAGCAAGCTCCGGGGAGCCCAGGGCCCACTCG GTCCTGATATGGAGTCACCACTGCCACCCCCTCCCCTGTCTCTCCTGCGCCCTGGGGgtgccccacccccgccccctaAGAACCCAGCACGCctcatggccctggccctggctgaGCGGGCTCAGCAGGTGGCCGAGCAACAGAGCCAGCAGGAGTGTGGGGGCACCCCACCTGCTCCCCAATCCCCCTTCCACCGCTCGCTGTCTCTGGAGGTGGGCGAGGAGCCCCTGGGGACCTCAGGGAGTGGGCCACCTCCCAACTCCCTAGCCCACCCGGGTGCCTGGGTCCCGGGACCCCCACCCTACTTACCAAGGCAACAAAGTGATGGAAGCCTGCTGAGGAGCCAGCGGCCCATGGGGACCTCAAGGAGGGGACTCCGAGGCCCTGCCCAG GTTCCTACCCCCGGCTtcttctccccagcccccagggaGTGCCTGCCACCCTTCCTCGGGGTCCCCAAGCCAGGCTTGTACCCCCTGGGCCCCCCATCCTTCCAGCCCAGTTCCCCAGCCCCAGTCTGGAGGAGCTCCCTGGGCCCCCCTGCACCACTCGACAGGGGAGAGAACCTGTACTATGAGATCGGGGCAAGTGAGGGGTCCCCCTATTCTGGCCCCACCCGCTCCTGGAGTCCCTTTCGCTCCATGCCCCCCGACAGGCTCAATGCCTCCTACGGCATGCTTGGCCAATCACCCCCACTCCACAGGTCCCCCGACTTCCTGCTCAGCTACCCACCAGCCCCCTCCTGCTTTCCCCCTGACCACCTTGGCTACTCAGCCCCCCAGCACCCTGCTCGGCGCCCCACACCGCCTGAGCCCCTCTACGTCAACCTAGCTCTAGGGCCCAGGGGTCCCtcacctgcctcttcctcctcctcttcccctcctgccCACCCCCGAAGCCGTTCCGATCCAGGTCCCCCAGTCCCCCGCCTTCCCCAGAAACAACGGGCACCCTGGGGGCCCTGTACCCCTCATAGGGTGCCGGGTCCCTGGGGCCCTCCTGAGCCTCTCCTGCTCTACAGGGCAGCCCCGCCAGCCTACGGAAGGGGGGGCGAGCTCCACCGAGGGTCCTTGTACAGAAATGGAGGGCAAAGAGGGGAGGGGGCTGGTCCCCCACCCCCTTACCCCACTCCCAGCTGGTCCCTCCACTCTGAGGGCCAGACCCGAAGCTACTGCTGA